A region of the Pantoea alfalfae genome:
GCTAACGTGTTACTGACGCTGGCGGGGACGCTGATTGTGATTATCTGGCCGATACTGCCCCTATAAAATTTTTTTGCTGACGTCCAGAACTTTATTGTTAAGCGATAGTCATAATAAGTGCCACTGCTTTTCTTTGAAATCCCCAAATTGTGGAGCCCGCTGGTCTTTTTCCCGGCGGGTTTTTTTATGCCTTTTTTCGTCCCATCCCGCGCTTCCATACCGGAATCAACTCTCAAACCGTCATAAAACTTAAACAGTTGTGCAACTCATCATGAGATTAAGAGCCTTTCCATAGACGAACTGGCCGACAAAAAGCAGGATAGCGCTCTGATAAGTTAGCAAATTGTGCTGCTTGATTGGTTGGGCGCGCTGTCGCTGAACGTTTATTTGCCGCTGTTATCGAGCCTGGGTGACCGGATGTTACCTGACGCTGATGACCGGCCTGTCTGCTGAGGAATTTATCCCGAAATGGAAGAGCTGAACCACGCACTGTTTACTGCCATCAATGCCACACCGGCGTCACCCACCTGGTTGCTGCAACTGGCGACCTTTATTGCCAGAGATCTGATCGCCATTGTGCCGCTGTTAATCGTCGCGATGTGGCTCTGGGGACCGCGCGATCAGGTTTCTTCGCAGCGGGCGCTGGTACTGAAAACCGGTATGGCGCTGATCTATGCGCTGGCAATCTCCTGGTGTGTGGGTCATCTGCTGCCGCATCCCCGCCCTTTCGCCATTGGCTACGGTTATCAGTTCCTGCCTCACGCCGCCGATGACTCCTATCCCAGCGATCACGGCACAACAATATTCACCTTTGCTCTGGCATTTATTTTCTGGCATCGCCTCTGGTCAGGCGTGGTGCTGATGGTGGCGGGTTGCGCCATCGCCTGGTCGCGGGTCTACCTGGGCGTTCACTGGCCAATGGATATGCTGGGTGGATTCCTGGTGGGTCTGCTGAGTTGTCTGGCGTCACATCTGGCGTGGCAGTTCTACGGCGAGCGGATGCTGGCGGTGATCAACCCACTCTATCGGGCGCTGTTTGCCGTGCCGATTCGTAAGGGCTGGACGCAGAATTAAAATAAGTGGCTGCTCATATGCCTGAATCAGGATCTCACAGCAACGTATAAAATTAACGCGAAGGGAACACGGTCAGAAGAGGAAGCGTCCCGCGGCATGGATAAAAACGCCAGGCGTTTTTGAACAACGCAACGCGCTGGCCCGGCTACGGGCGCACCTCAGGGATGAGGTGCGTAATTGCGCGAGTCGGGTATGTCAGGGACTGACCTTAGCGTCTTTCCGATCTGACCGTGTTCCCTGAGCAGGCGCGATATGACCGCTATTTGAGAAGCATGAATCAACAACTCAGGGACACATCAGCGTCCCTGCTTACTTATGAAAACCACTTCCCGAACCAGCCGTTGAACTTCATCATCACAAAATCAATCATCCGGCTGAAGAAGCCGCCTTCCGGCACATCCTGCATCACCACCAGCGGCCGCTGCTCAATCGTCTTACCGTCTAACTGAAAGTCGATGGTGCCGACCACCTGATTCTTCTTCAGCGGGGCTTCGAGTTGTGGCGTAGTGAGTCTGAAACTCGCCTTCAGGTTCTTCATCTGCCCTTTCGGGATGGTCAGCGCGGCATCTTTCGCCACGCCCAGATTCACCTGGCTCTTATCACCAAACCAGACCCTCTGCTGCGCAAACGGCGCATCCGCTTTAATCGGCGTTACCGTTTCAAAGAAACGGAAGCCCCATGTCAGCAGCTTTTCACTTTCGCGGAAACGAATCGCGTCGCTGGCGGTGCCGAGCACCACCGAGATCAGGCGCATATCGCCCTCGGTCGCGGAAGCCACCAGGTTATTACCCGCGCCGGAGGTGTGACCGGTTTTGACGCCATCCACCTTAAGGTTGGTGCTCCACAACAGGCGGTTACGGTTAATCTGGCGAATATTGTTGAAGGTAAACTCTTTCTCTTTATTCAGTGCGTACTCTTCGGGCACATCGCGGATCAGCGCCTGGGCAATCAGCGCCATATCTCGGGCCGTGCTGTACTGGCCTTCTGCATCCAGACCATGCACCGTCATAAAGTGGGTATTTTGCAGTCCCAGCGCCTTCACATAGTTGTTCATCAGGCCGATAAAGGAATCCTGACTGCCCGCCACATAATCTGCCAGCGCAATACAGGCGTCATTGCCGGACTGGATCACAATCCCTTTGTTCAGCTCATGCACCGGAATGCGATCGCCCGGCTTGAGGAACATCAGCGAAGAGCCACGCAGCTTAGGATTACCGGTCGCCCAGGCATCCTGTCCCACCGTGACCAGGTCATCCGGTTTGATTTTGTCCGCTTTAATCGCCTGACCGACTACGTAGCTGGTCATCATCTTGGTCAGACTGGCAGGATCGAGACGCTGATCGGCGCTGGATTCGGTTAACACTTTACCGCTGGCGTAGTCGATCAGAATCCACGCTTTAGCATCAATGCCGGGCGCAGCGGGAGCCTGCTCAGCAAAAGCGCTAAGGGGGGCGATAATCAGTAATGAAGTGGCAACGAGGTGCCGCAGGCGAGATGTGAAGCAAGAGTTTGTCATGGGCTTGGCCGGATTGTCCTTGTTAAATCGAAATTCCAGGGGCAGAAAATTCTCACTCAAACGCTAACCGTTGACGGCAGTGAAAAAAACCGCCGAATCGTAAAGTTTTTTAGAGTTTAGTAGAGTAACCCTGGCATAAGGGCCGCGCGCGTGTCGCTTTTCCCCACGTCTGTCACTTTCAAAACTGCGTGAAATTCCGATTTTTCGCAGAAGCGTTAAGCCCGTCACAATTATCGGCTAACCTGAAAGCCAGTCAGCCGAGGAGACCACCCATGGACTTAGCCCTTTTTGATCTTGATGAAACACTGATTTGTGAAGACAGCACCAGCCTGTGGCTGCGCTGGCTGGTATCACAGGGATTTGCCCCCAGCGAACTGATTGATCAGGAACAGGCATTAATGAATCAGTATTATGCCGGTACGCTGTCGATTGAAGAGTATATGAATAAAACACTCTCCCCTCTGGCAGGCATGGCGACACTGACCGTTGAAGGCTGGGTGCGCCGCTTCATTCACCGTGACATCATGCCACGCGTTTATCCTGCAGCACGCGAGCGCATTGAGTGGCACCGGGCACGCGGCGACAGAGTGATGATCATCTCCGCCAGTGGCGAACATCTGGTGGTGCCGATTGCTGAGAAGCTGGGTGCCTGCGGCGCGCTGGCGATTGGCGTTGAGATCGTGGATGAGCGCTACAGCGGCAACACCTACGGTACCATGACCTACAAAGAGGGCAAAGTGACCCGCCTGGGTGACTGGAAAGCGCTGCAGCAGCAGGAGAACTTTAACCGTACCTGGGCCTACAGCGATTCCATGAACGACCTGCCACTGCTGAAGCAGGCCGATCATGCCCACGTTATCAATCCGGATGAACAGCTGCACCAGGAAGCGCTAAACCGCGGCTGGCAGGTTTATCACTGGGCGCGATAATCCAGAGCCTGTCCTGGCAGACATCGTTGTTTCAGTCAGTCGGGACACGAACTACGCGCAACAACCAGCACGTACGGATTACGTGCTGGTTGTGAGCACTGCTCTGGTCCAGACTGACAAATAAAATCGTCTGCCAGGTCTTGCTCTTAGCCGCGGGACGCGCCAGCGTCCTGCGCTAATCCCACTTTCAGCAGCTTACCATTGGCCTCATCGGTCAGCACATAGAGCCAGCCATCCGGTCCCTGCCGCACATCACGGATTCGCGCCATCTGATCGCCCAGCAGGCGCTGCTCTTCCACCACTTTTTCGCCGTTGAGACTCAGACGGATCAGGTTTTTCTCTTTCAGTGCCCCGATAAACACCGAATTCTTCCACTGCGGAAAACGGGCGCTATTATAAAATGCCATGCCACTGATGGCCGGCGAATCCTTCCAGTGATAAAGCGGCTGTTCGGTGCCTGCAGCATGGGTGCCCTTTGATTCCGGCACTTTATCGCCGTTGTAGTCAATGCCGTACGTCGCCAGCGGCCAGCCGTAGTTTTTGCCACGGCTCATGATATTCACTTCATCGCCACCGCGCGGGCCATGTTCATTTTCCCATATCGTGCCGGTCCAGGGATTAAGCGCCAGTCCCTGCGGATTACGCAGACCATAGGCCCAGATCTCTGGCCGCGCGCCGGGCTTTTTCACAAACGGATTATCGTCCGGCACGCTGCCATCGGCGTTGAGCCGCAGCAACTTGCCCTGCAGCTTATCGAGATCCTGGGCTGCGCTGCTGACAAAATTATCGCCGAACGCGATCCAGAGGTATCCCTGGGTATCAAACGCCAGCCGGGTGCCGATATTGTTGCCGCTGGAGAGCATCGGCGTCTGCCGGACTACCTCGCGGAAATCGCTGAGTTGCCGGTTATCCGGACTCAGCGTCCCGACACCCACGACGGCACCCGCTTTGCCGCTGCTGTTCGCCTCAGTGTAGCTGAGCCAGACGCGACGGCTGGTCGCAAAATCGGGTGCCAGCACCACGTCCAGCAGACCACTCTGCCGTTCTGCCCAGACCTTTGGTACACCCTGGATCGGCTGCGACAGGCCACTCTGCGGACTCCAGCTGCGCAGCGCTCCGCTACGCTCAGTAATCAGCAGCGTTTTGTTGTCGGGCAGGAAGGCAACAGACCATGGATGTTGTAACTTATCCTGCAGTACCTCGACCTTTACGTCGGCGGCAAACAGTGGTGAGGCGCAAAGCAGCGCGCCGCCGAGCACAAGAGCAGTCGAAAAACGGGACATAAGGTTCTCCTGACGGGATAGCGTGCCCTTAAGCGTAGTCATCCGCTGCGTGGTGAACCTGAGGATTTACAAAAGATTAAACAGGGCGACAAGGATGTGCCGCCCCGAAAGGTTATGGCGCGTTGAAACTGACCGTGTCATGAACCAGCGTATCAATACCCGGCTTCAGATCATCAAAGGTGACTGGCGTCGTGCTGTTACTGACCGTTTTGCCAACGGCTTTTCGCACGATCCAGATCAACGGTTTGCCGGTCACGGCATCGCTGGCTTCAATCTCCAGGAACAGTTCACTGTTCGGAAATCGGTGGACGGATGCCGCCATGGTGCTGGCGACGACTGCCGCGATCGGCACGACTTCGTAAAACTGTACGCTCTCGTTCTCTGCCGAGACGGCGGTGATCGCGGCACGCACTTTAAGAGTATGTGGCGAAGCCTGATTAACCAGCGGCAGACGGGTGGCAATCGCCCCTTTCAACTGAATATCGGTGTAACTGCGTATCTGATCCAGCGTCTGCTGACTGACACGAGCCGTAGGCCGGGCAGCCGGATAGAACACGACCGGTGTATAGAGCACATCCTGATACTGGCTGCTCTTATAGTCGGGAGAAATCCAGCGCAGAGTCGGTTCCCCGCTGGCTGACTCAGAGGGCTTCAGCTGGCTGTAATCCGCTAAGAAACCCGAATAGTGCTGCTTGTCTGCACCATGAGAAGTACATCCACTGAGCAACAGTGCGGAGACTGCCAGCAGAGCAGCAATGGACGGTATACGCATGATCAACTCGCTTGTGTCAGGAAGGTTTAAGCAAGCATAGATAAATCACGGGGAAAAGGCTGAAAATAAGCGGTGTTTTAAGGGGTTATCTGTGCGGAAGGTAGGAATATACCCGCTGCATAACGCAGCGGGTGAAAGCCATTACTCGAAGCAGGTATCAGGATTATCTGACAGGGTGATGAACTGCTTACCGCCCTGGGTCAGCGCCATGATGGTGCCGCTTTCGATATCGTAAACCCAGCCATGCAGACGCAGCTTACCGTTACGCAGGGCAACGGAGACCGACGGATGAGTCTTCATGTTGTTCAGCTGAGCGATAACGTTCTCTTTGACCATCTCGTTCAGTTTCTTCTCTGGTGAGTCATACTCACGCTGCTCGACGACCGCCTTTGCTGCATCGGCATAGCGCAGCCAGTGCTCAACTGCAGGCATGGTATCCATGCAGGCACAGGAAGCGATGGCGTTCATGGCACCGCAGTTGGAGTGACCGCAGATGATGATGTCTGAGACGCCCAGCGCGACCACAGCATATTCGATCGTAGCGGAGACACCGCCCGGCTCCGGGCCAAATGAGGGAACGATGTTGCCCGCATTGCGGATAACGAACAGCTCTCCTGGCTC
Encoded here:
- a CDS encoding PQQ-dependent sugar dehydrogenase: MSRFSTALVLGGALLCASPLFAADVKVEVLQDKLQHPWSVAFLPDNKTLLITERSGALRSWSPQSGLSQPIQGVPKVWAERQSGLLDVVLAPDFATSRRVWLSYTEANSSGKAGAVVGVGTLSPDNRQLSDFREVVRQTPMLSSGNNIGTRLAFDTQGYLWIAFGDNFVSSAAQDLDKLQGKLLRLNADGSVPDDNPFVKKPGARPEIWAYGLRNPQGLALNPWTGTIWENEHGPRGGDEVNIMSRGKNYGWPLATYGIDYNGDKVPESKGTHAAGTEQPLYHWKDSPAISGMAFYNSARFPQWKNSVFIGALKEKNLIRLSLNGEKVVEEQRLLGDQMARIRDVRQGPDGWLYVLTDEANGKLLKVGLAQDAGASRG
- a CDS encoding serine hydrolase; translation: MTNSCFTSRLRHLVATSLLIIAPLSAFAEQAPAAPGIDAKAWILIDYASGKVLTESSADQRLDPASLTKMMTSYVVGQAIKADKIKPDDLVTVGQDAWATGNPKLRGSSLMFLKPGDRIPVHELNKGIVIQSGNDACIALADYVAGSQDSFIGLMNNYVKALGLQNTHFMTVHGLDAEGQYSTARDMALIAQALIRDVPEEYALNKEKEFTFNNIRQINRNRLLWSTNLKVDGVKTGHTSGAGNNLVASATEGDMRLISVVLGTASDAIRFRESEKLLTWGFRFFETVTPIKADAPFAQQRVWFGDKSQVNLGVAKDAALTIPKGQMKNLKASFRLTTPQLEAPLKKNQVVGTIDFQLDGKTIEQRPLVVMQDVPEGGFFSRMIDFVMMKFNGWFGKWFS
- a CDS encoding DUF3313 domain-containing protein; the encoded protein is MRIPSIAALLAVSALLLSGCTSHGADKQHYSGFLADYSQLKPSESASGEPTLRWISPDYKSSQYQDVLYTPVVFYPAARPTARVSQQTLDQIRSYTDIQLKGAIATRLPLVNQASPHTLKVRAAITAVSAENESVQFYEVVPIAAVVASTMAASVHRFPNSELFLEIEASDAVTGKPLIWIVRKAVGKTVSNSTTPVTFDDLKPGIDTLVHDTVSFNAP
- the ybjG gene encoding undecaprenyl-diphosphate phosphatase, giving the protein MEELNHALFTAINATPASPTWLLQLATFIARDLIAIVPLLIVAMWLWGPRDQVSSQRALVLKTGMALIYALAISWCVGHLLPHPRPFAIGYGYQFLPHAADDSYPSDHGTTIFTFALAFIFWHRLWSGVVLMVAGCAIAWSRVYLGVHWPMDMLGGFLVGLLSCLASHLAWQFYGERMLAVINPLYRALFAVPIRKGWTQN
- a CDS encoding carbonic anhydrase, with protein sequence MKEIINGFLNFQQNVFPERKDLFKSLASNQNPKALFISCSDSRLVPELVTQQEPGELFVIRNAGNIVPSFGPEPGGVSATIEYAVVALGVSDIIICGHSNCGAMNAIASCACMDTMPAVEHWLRYADAAKAVVEQREYDSPEKKLNEMVKENVIAQLNNMKTHPSVSVALRNGKLRLHGWVYDIESGTIMALTQGGKQFITLSDNPDTCFE
- a CDS encoding HAD family hydrolase encodes the protein MDLALFDLDETLICEDSTSLWLRWLVSQGFAPSELIDQEQALMNQYYAGTLSIEEYMNKTLSPLAGMATLTVEGWVRRFIHRDIMPRVYPAARERIEWHRARGDRVMIISASGEHLVVPIAEKLGACGALAIGVEIVDERYSGNTYGTMTYKEGKVTRLGDWKALQQQENFNRTWAYSDSMNDLPLLKQADHAHVINPDEQLHQEALNRGWQVYHWAR